Within the Nocardioides humi genome, the region CGGCACCAACGGCCAGCACGCCTTCTACCAGCTGCTGCACCAGGGCACCCGGCTCGTCCCGGCGGACTTCATCGCGTTCGCGACGCCGTCGTACCCGCTCACCGACGGCTCCACCGATGTCCACGAGCTGCTGCTCGCCAACTTCCTCGCCCAGACCAAGGCGCTGGCGTACGGCAAGTCGGCGGACGAGGTGCGCGCCGAGGGCACGGCCGAGGCCGTCGTACCCGCGCGGGTGTTCTCCGGCAACCGGCCGACCACCTCGATCATGGCGCCCGCGCTGACGCCGTCCGTGCTCGGCCAGCTGATCGCGCTGTACGAGCACATCACGTTCACCCAGGGCGTGGTGTGGGGCATCGACAGCTTCGACCAGTGGGGCGTCGAGCTCGGCAAGCAGCTCGCCCTGCAGATCGTCCCCGCCCTCGGCGGCGACGCCGCCGTGCTGGCCGAGCAGGACGCCTCCACCCGCGCGATGATCGACTACTACCGGGAGCACCGCCGCCGATGACCGACACCCCCCAGCCCCTCATCGAGGTGCACCCCGACGCCGCCGCGCTCGCCACCGCCGTCGCCGGCGAGCTCCTCAACCGGATCGCCGACGCCCAGGCCGCGGGCCACGTCCCCCACATCGGCCTCACCGGCGGCTCGATCGCCGACGCGATCCACCGCGAGGTGGCCCGCCTCGCGCCCGCCTCCGGCGTCGACTGGGGGCGGTGGTGCTCTGGTTCGGCGACGAGCGGTTCGTCCCCGCCGACTCCCCCGACCGCAACGTCAACCAGGCGCGGGCGGCGTTCCTCGACGAGGTCGGCGCCTTCCGCGTGCACACCGCCCCCGCCTCGTCCGAGGCCGGCTCCGCGGAGGAGTCCGCGGCGTCGTACGCCGACACGGTCCGGGCCGAGGGCGGCGGGGACTTCGACGTCCTCATGCTCGGCGTCGGCCCCGACGGCCACATCGCCTCCCTCTTCCCCGGCCACCCCGGCCTGGAC harbors:
- the pgl gene encoding 6-phosphogluconolactonase, with translation MVLWFGDERFVPADSPDRNVNQARAAFLDEVGAFRVHTAPASSEAGSAEESAASYADTVRAEGGGDFDVLMLGVGPDGHIASLFPGHPGLDATDAIAVAVHDSPKPPPDRVSLTFEALNRAQSVWFLVSGEPKADAVRRALAEVPAGQAAAALRETPARGVTGRAETVWFLDADAATLI